In one window of Photobacterium leiognathi DNA:
- the leuC gene encoding 3-isopropylmalate dehydratase large subunit, translated as MSNTNNSAPKTLYEKVYDAHVAVAAQGENPILYIDRHLVHEVTSPQAFDGLREKGRKVRQVSKTFATMDHNVSTQTKDINASGEMARIQMETLAKNCEEFGVTLYDLNHKYQGIVHVMGPELGITLPGMTIVCGDSHTATHGAFGALAFGIGTSEVEHVLATQTLKQSRAKTMKIEVKGKVAEGITAKDIVLAIIGKTTAAGGTGYVVEFCGEAITDLTMEGRMTVCNMAIELGAKAGLIAPDQTTFDYIKDREFAPKGAEFDAAVEYWTSLKSDPDAEFDAVVTLDAKDIKPQVTWGTNPDQVIAVDEPIPTPESFNDPVEKASAEKALAYMGLEAGKTLSDFSVDKVFIGSCTNSRIEDMRAAAAIAKGRKVAPNVQALVVPGSEQVKAQAEKEGLDKIFIEADFEWRLPGCSMCLAMNNDRLGPGERCASTSNRNFEGRQGRDGRTHLVSPAMAAAAACAGHFVDIRQLDAASA; from the coding sequence ATGTCGAACACTAATAATAGCGCCCCTAAAACGCTTTACGAGAAAGTTTACGATGCCCACGTTGCTGTTGCTGCACAAGGCGAAAACCCGATCCTGTATATCGATCGCCACTTAGTACATGAGGTGACATCACCACAGGCTTTTGATGGTCTGCGTGAAAAAGGTCGTAAAGTACGCCAAGTATCAAAAACCTTTGCAACCATGGATCACAATGTCTCTACTCAAACTAAAGACATTAATGCCTCTGGTGAAATGGCACGCATTCAAATGGAAACGCTAGCCAAAAACTGTGAAGAATTTGGCGTCACCCTGTACGATCTAAACCATAAATATCAAGGTATTGTGCACGTTATGGGCCCAGAGCTAGGTATTACGCTACCGGGTATGACCATTGTTTGTGGTGACTCACACACCGCCACTCACGGTGCCTTTGGCGCGCTAGCCTTTGGTATTGGTACTTCTGAAGTTGAGCACGTTCTAGCAACTCAGACCCTAAAACAATCTCGTGCCAAGACCATGAAGATTGAAGTAAAAGGTAAAGTTGCTGAAGGTATTACCGCTAAAGATATCGTCCTTGCGATCATCGGTAAAACCACGGCTGCTGGCGGTACGGGTTATGTGGTGGAGTTTTGTGGGGAAGCCATTACCGATCTGACCATGGAAGGTCGTATGACCGTCTGTAACATGGCAATTGAACTAGGCGCAAAAGCCGGTTTGATCGCACCCGATCAAACCACGTTTGATTATATTAAAGATCGTGAATTTGCACCCAAAGGCGCTGAGTTTGATGCTGCAGTAGAGTATTGGACATCACTGAAATCGGATCCTGATGCCGAGTTTGATGCGGTAGTCACCCTTGATGCGAAAGATATTAAACCACAAGTGACATGGGGAACTAACCCTGACCAAGTGATTGCCGTTGACGAGCCAATTCCAACACCTGAAAGCTTTAACGATCCAGTAGAAAAAGCATCAGCGGAAAAAGCCCTCGCTTACATGGGGCTAGAAGCAGGTAAAACACTGTCTGATTTTTCTGTTGATAAGGTATTTATCGGTTCATGTACCAACTCACGTATTGAAGATATGCGTGCAGCAGCAGCGATTGCCAAAGGGCGTAAAGTTGCCCCTAATGTTCAGGCTCTGGTTGTGCCAGGTTCAGAGCAAGTTAAAGCACAAGCGGAAAAAGAAGGGCTAGATAAAATCTTTATTGAAGCCGACTTTGAATGGCGTCTACCTGGGTGCTCAATGTGCTTGGCAATGAATAACGATCGCTTAGGTCCCGGTGAACGTTGTGCCTCAACCAGTAACCGTAACTTCGAAGGTCGCCAAGGTCGTGATGGACGTACTCACCTAGTAAGTCCTGCGATGGCAGCCGCCGCGGCATGTGCAGGTCACTTTGTCGATATTCGTCAACTAGACGCAGCTTCTGCGTAA